The Triplophysa rosa linkage group LG15, Trosa_1v2, whole genome shotgun sequence genome has a segment encoding these proteins:
- the LOC130565388 gene encoding intersectin-2-like, producing the protein MTTWVQKIKAASDHFIETEKLKREKAYQARSQKNNGIGRLLVTVLEATELKACKPNGKSNPYCELTMGAQCYTSRHQSDTLNPKWNFSCHFFIKDLYQDVLCLSIFERVQFSPDGLHWALRTDWI; encoded by the exons AT GACTACGTGGGTGCAGAAGATCAAAGCGGCATCTGACCACTTCATAGAGACTGAGAAGCTCAAGAGGGAAAAAGCCTACCAAG CTCGCTCTCAGAAGAACAATGGAATTGGACGACTGTTAGTGACCGTACTAGAGGCAACAGAGCTGAAGGCCTGCAAGCCAAACG GGAAGAGTAATCCATACTGTGAGCTCACTATGGGTGCTCAGTGTTACACCTCCCGCCATCAGTCCGACACGCTCAACCCCAAATGGAACTTCAGCTGCCACTTCTTTATCAAAGACCTGTACCAGGACGTCCTCTGCCTTTCCATTTTTGAGCGAGTCCAGTTCTCTCCAGATG GATTGCATTGGGCTTTAAGAACGGACTGGATCTGA
- the fam228a gene encoding protein FAM228A isoform X1, which produces MARTRTNDDMQYTFSVSSKKQLMEQLHSEQKEAYSITQPLLETETGFIKNLEHYLNHRDTLALKKRELLHKRWTECVWLTVQSSIAQHFTQHGYNETKNMRSMHTQYINYCNAKGFVFLETYDPSEYNPFLHHFNRPQHHKVLTPPLQDPLSLQSRGMIKEKMAILCCQTGCVYHHRRVDECSQSLPVSQHSLTKPHAKPSGDTASERLWGDNSRWGSRRQGTPCVSTADGRCFQPQCWSSRNSSRHVLPL; this is translated from the exons ATGGCACGCACAAGGACTAATGATGACATGCAGTACACTTTCTCTGTCAGCTCCAAAAAGCAGCTAATG GAACAATTACACTCTGAACAGAAGGAGGCTTATTCCATAACACAGCCACTGCTGGAAACTGAGACTGGATTCATAAAG AATCTAGAGCACTACCTAAATCACAGAGACACATTAGCCCTGAAGAAGCGCGAGCTGCTCCATAAACGCTGGACAGAGTGTGTGTGGCTGACTGTACAGAGCAGCATCGCACAACACTTTACACAGCACGGCTACAATGAGACAAAGAACATGAGGAGCATGCACACACAGTATATCAACTATTGTAATGCAAAG GGCTTTGTGTTTTTAGAGACCTACGATCCTTCAGAGTACAACCCATTCCTGCATCATTTCAACAGACCACAGCATCACAAA GTTTTAACTCCACCGTTGCAGGATCCACTATCTCTTCAATCTCGAGGCATGATTAAGGAAAAAATGGCAATACTTTGCTGCCAAACAG GCTGTGTTTATCATCATCGGCGGGTGGATGAATGTTCTCAGAGTTTACCTGTTTCTCAGCATAGTCTTACAAAGCCACATGCCAAACCCTCCGGAGACACTGCGTCAGAACGACTTTGGGGGGACAACAGTAGGTGGGGATCAAG GAGACAAGGAACTCCATGTGTGTCTACGGCAGACGGACGGTGCTTTCAGCCTCAGTGCTGGTCTTCTCGAAATTCATCACGTCATGTTCTTCCTCTATGA
- the fam228a gene encoding protein FAM228A isoform X3: protein MARTRTNDDMQYTFSVSSKKQLMEQLHSEQKEAYSITQPLLETETGFIKGFVFLETYDPSEYNPFLHHFNRPQHHKVLTPPLQDPLSLQSRGMIKEKMAILCCQTGCVYHHRRVDECSQSLPVSQHSLTKPHAKPSGDTASERLWGDNSRWGSRRQGTPCVSTADGRCFQPQCWSSRNSSRHVLPL, encoded by the exons ATGGCACGCACAAGGACTAATGATGACATGCAGTACACTTTCTCTGTCAGCTCCAAAAAGCAGCTAATG GAACAATTACACTCTGAACAGAAGGAGGCTTATTCCATAACACAGCCACTGCTGGAAACTGAGACTGGATTCATAAAG GGCTTTGTGTTTTTAGAGACCTACGATCCTTCAGAGTACAACCCATTCCTGCATCATTTCAACAGACCACAGCATCACAAA GTTTTAACTCCACCGTTGCAGGATCCACTATCTCTTCAATCTCGAGGCATGATTAAGGAAAAAATGGCAATACTTTGCTGCCAAACAG GCTGTGTTTATCATCATCGGCGGGTGGATGAATGTTCTCAGAGTTTACCTGTTTCTCAGCATAGTCTTACAAAGCCACATGCCAAACCCTCCGGAGACACTGCGTCAGAACGACTTTGGGGGGACAACAGTAGGTGGGGATCAAG GAGACAAGGAACTCCATGTGTGTCTACGGCAGACGGACGGTGCTTTCAGCCTCAGTGCTGGTCTTCTCGAAATTCATCACGTCATGTTCTTCCTCTATGA